A window of the Oceanithermus desulfurans genome harbors these coding sequences:
- a CDS encoding ATP-dependent helicase, producing the protein MNIDQILRNELTPEQYAAASDPAQELLCLACAGSGKSRTLAYRIARLLAEGEPPEGVVAFTFTEKAAESIKRRVSQALSGAGLDPTVLGAMYIGTIHSYCQHVLGEMDVTYRQYDVLDENRLKLYLISRYYQLGLQHFRNRARGNSYFDTIKQASDAWKTANDELLDFAAVAQEDLDLGGLLVRIRDSLRADQYLDFSLMIREVVEALHSRRAEADRAVEGLRHLMVDEYQDVNPAQEELIRLLHERSETLFVVGDDDQAIYAWRGADVQNILTFQQRYPSASTHTLSTNFRSTRPIVEAADQFAASQLGPSRIPKNPQAAADRTPQDFRVLWFPDRAAEAEWVAERIRDLLGTAYDDNGSIRGLTPADFAILMRSTRQNEQDGTPRHAAFTAALERLGIPFSLEAGGGPFDRPQTAVLRSTFELLRDSPPDRNTVETHFNTAVLPAYPDADFDRLVRVLTEWGRRIHRPQGSTRIRLYPQQLVYDLLEAFNIARTGFSDDVMRDIGLFSRMILDVETVYMSVDSRQRFSEVLNFLQHAAETGYDVSTDDIVQRPDAVTVSTVHKMKGLEFPCVFVVDVEAHRFPKRRSRYSGWLPAGVMGSAISRGAYQSTLDEEARLFYTAATRAERYLYVSGAQDLPQAKRPARPSPYALQLASHPAAVDDAAGLPAGLAAVEPKRRVEDTDYPTSFTEVRYYLQCPKSYQFRERYGLNPVVPEMFGYGRTVHTSIQKLHELHPDAPPAPDQVEQVVLDTFHLKHVPQSGDPVKRPGAYENSRSRAVEIAKDYVVSYGGDFERERQVEAVFEIPASNCVISGSIDLLLHEDEEGNILQAEIIDFKTMEGGEEIHENDELDWTELALQVQLYARAADQVLGRNARTGSVHLLKDNQRVEVPITQDAVDAALKNIEWAVTGILSSDFPMRPHPEKCAKCDFRTICPQEPQDFRVGTAIPPELHLPGEHREMVRAFSLYQEVDNAG; encoded by the coding sequence ATGAACATCGACCAGATCTTGAGGAACGAGTTGACGCCGGAACAGTACGCCGCCGCGTCCGATCCGGCGCAAGAGCTGTTGTGTCTGGCGTGCGCCGGCTCCGGTAAGTCGCGGACGCTCGCATACCGCATCGCCAGACTCCTCGCGGAAGGAGAGCCGCCCGAAGGTGTCGTCGCATTCACCTTCACCGAGAAAGCGGCGGAATCCATCAAGCGCCGCGTTTCCCAAGCCCTGTCGGGCGCCGGACTCGATCCCACGGTGTTGGGGGCGATGTATATCGGCACCATCCATTCTTACTGTCAGCATGTACTCGGCGAAATGGATGTGACGTACCGCCAGTATGACGTGCTCGACGAGAACCGGCTCAAACTCTATCTGATCTCCCGATACTACCAGTTGGGGCTTCAGCACTTTCGGAACCGAGCGCGGGGCAACAGTTATTTCGATACGATCAAACAGGCTTCAGACGCATGGAAGACCGCCAACGACGAATTGCTTGATTTCGCCGCAGTCGCTCAGGAAGACCTGGATCTCGGTGGTCTTCTGGTCCGCATACGGGACAGCTTGCGTGCGGATCAATACCTCGACTTTTCCTTGATGATCAGAGAAGTCGTTGAGGCTCTGCATTCTCGGCGCGCCGAGGCGGATCGAGCCGTCGAGGGATTGCGACATCTCATGGTCGATGAATATCAGGACGTGAATCCGGCGCAGGAAGAATTGATCAGATTGCTTCATGAGCGGTCGGAAACACTGTTCGTCGTCGGCGATGATGACCAGGCGATTTACGCTTGGCGGGGAGCGGACGTCCAGAACATCCTGACATTCCAACAGCGATACCCATCGGCCTCGACGCACACATTGTCGACCAACTTCCGAAGCACCAGGCCCATTGTGGAAGCCGCGGATCAGTTTGCGGCTTCTCAGTTGGGTCCGAGCCGCATTCCGAAGAACCCGCAGGCCGCCGCGGACCGGACTCCACAAGATTTCAGAGTGCTCTGGTTTCCGGATAGGGCGGCGGAAGCGGAATGGGTGGCGGAACGGATTCGGGATCTCTTGGGCACCGCCTATGACGACAACGGTTCGATCCGTGGTCTGACCCCGGCGGATTTCGCCATTCTCATGCGTTCGACCCGCCAGAATGAACAAGACGGGACGCCGCGGCATGCGGCGTTCACAGCGGCGCTCGAACGTCTTGGTATTCCATTCAGCCTGGAAGCAGGCGGCGGCCCTTTTGATCGACCGCAGACGGCGGTTCTTCGGAGCACCTTCGAGCTTCTACGCGACAGCCCACCCGACCGGAACACGGTGGAGACGCATTTCAATACCGCGGTCTTACCGGCTTACCCAGACGCTGATTTCGACAGGCTGGTCCGCGTCCTGACGGAATGGGGACGTCGGATTCACCGGCCGCAGGGTTCGACGAGAATCCGGCTTTATCCTCAGCAGCTCGTTTACGATCTGCTGGAAGCGTTCAACATCGCCCGTACAGGCTTCAGCGACGACGTTATGCGGGACATCGGACTCTTCAGCCGGATGATCTTGGACGTCGAGACGGTTTATATGAGCGTCGATTCACGCCAGCGGTTCTCCGAGGTTCTCAATTTTCTTCAGCACGCCGCGGAGACCGGATACGACGTGTCGACGGATGACATCGTTCAAAGACCCGACGCCGTCACCGTGTCCACGGTGCACAAGATGAAGGGGCTGGAATTCCCATGTGTGTTCGTGGTTGATGTCGAGGCGCACAGGTTTCCGAAAAGAAGAAGCCGCTATTCGGGGTGGCTGCCGGCTGGTGTCATGGGGTCCGCCATCAGCCGCGGTGCATACCAAAGCACACTGGACGAGGAGGCCAGGCTTTTCTACACAGCTGCAACGCGGGCCGAACGCTACCTCTACGTGAGCGGAGCACAAGACCTACCTCAAGCGAAACGCCCCGCCCGTCCATCGCCCTATGCTCTTCAGCTTGCATCTCATCCCGCGGCGGTTGACGATGCCGCAGGCCTGCCAGCCGGGCTCGCTGCGGTCGAACCGAAGCGCCGCGTGGAAGACACCGACTACCCGACAAGTTTCACGGAGGTCAGGTATTACCTGCAGTGCCCGAAAAGCTATCAATTCCGGGAACGATACGGACTCAACCCGGTGGTTCCGGAAATGTTCGGTTACGGACGCACCGTTCACACTTCCATCCAGAAGCTCCACGAACTCCATCCTGATGCTCCGCCGGCGCCGGATCAAGTGGAACAAGTAGTCTTGGACACATTCCATCTGAAGCATGTCCCTCAGAGCGGGGATCCTGTGAAACGGCCGGGTGCTTACGAGAACTCGAGAAGTCGGGCCGTAGAAATCGCAAAGGACTACGTGGTGTCCTATGGCGGGGATTTTGAGCGGGAGCGTCAGGTGGAGGCTGTTTTCGAGATTCCTGCCTCTAACTGCGTCATCTCGGGATCCATAGATCTCCTGCTTCACGAAGACGAAGAAGGCAACATTCTTCAAGCGGAAATTATCGACTTCAAGACCATGGAAGGCGGCGAGGAGATCCACGAAAACGACGAGCTGGATTGGACTGAGTTGGCGCTGCAAGTCCAACTGTATGCCCGCGCGGCCGATCAAGTGCTCGGACGTAATGCAAGAACAGGCAGCGTCCACCTCCTGAAAGACAACCAACGGGTCGAAGTGCCCATCACGCAGGACGCAGTTGATGCAGCTTTGAAGAACATCGAGTGGGCGGTAACGGGGATTCTGAGCTCCGACTTCCCGATGCGCCCGCATCCTGAAAAATGTGCAAAGTGCGATTTCAGAACGATCTGCCCGCAGGAGCCTCAGGATTTCCGTGTGGGAACGGCGATTCCGCCCGAGCTGCACTTGCCTGGAGAACATCGGGAAATGGTCAGAGCATTCAGCTTGTACCAGGAGGTAGACAATGCCGGATAA
- a CDS encoding ABC transporter permease encodes MTEIPLVRLLYPLALALLVAWWYISWSGDRKTPWAGLARMLAQLLLVGYVLAYIFQTEHVLVVLGTLALMSLAAGWIALRTETKKRIRLYPYALLGVVGGGGLALLVAVELVLRPEPWWKPSVLIPLGGMAFSNAMNAVSLAAERFFSERREGKGPTRARAAAYKAALIPATNALFAVGIVSIPGLMTGQILAGVSPLIAARYQILVMLMVYAAAGLAAAVFLEAVRRLAVDGEAGY; translated from the coding sequence ATGACCGAGATTCCGCTGGTCCGTTTGCTCTACCCCCTGGCGCTGGCGCTTTTGGTGGCCTGGTGGTACATCTCCTGGTCGGGAGACCGGAAAACGCCCTGGGCGGGGCTCGCGCGTATGCTGGCGCAGCTCTTGCTGGTGGGCTACGTGCTGGCCTACATCTTCCAGACCGAGCACGTGCTGGTGGTGCTGGGCACGCTGGCGCTGATGAGCCTGGCGGCGGGCTGGATCGCCCTGCGCACGGAGACGAAGAAGCGCATCCGGCTCTATCCCTACGCCTTGCTGGGCGTGGTGGGCGGGGGCGGGCTGGCGCTCTTGGTGGCCGTGGAGCTGGTGCTGCGGCCCGAGCCCTGGTGGAAGCCCTCGGTGCTCATTCCCCTGGGGGGCATGGCGTTCTCCAACGCCATGAACGCGGTCAGCCTGGCCGCCGAGCGCTTCTTCTCGGAGCGCCGGGAGGGCAAGGGCCCCACTCGGGCGCGCGCCGCGGCTTACAAGGCCGCGTTGATTCCCGCCACCAACGCGCTCTTCGCCGTGGGCATCGTTTCGATTCCCGGCCTGATGACCGGGCAGATTCTCGCCGGGGTGAGCCCGCTCATCGCCGCGCGCTATCAGATCTTGGTGATGCTGATGGTCTACGCGGCCGCCGGTCTGGCCGCAGCGGTGTTTTTGGAAGCCGTGCGCCGGTTGGCGGTGGACGGCGAGGCGGGGTACTAG
- a CDS encoding DNA cytosine methyltransferase codes for MYKAIDLFSGMGGLTLGLKQAGFKVLAAVEKDDLAAETYKANHFEVKLIHDDIRRVNPNKLLKDLGLYPGEIDLVAGCPPCQGFSNIRTLNGARMICDPRNELVEVFAKFILEIQPKAVMMENVTGLVADDRFAVMRKSLLNAGYQETYDILDAQDYGVPQRRRRLIYLAGKGFSIPFGETSPVKLTVREAIANLPTAGKSGDPLHDFPEKRSERIKRLISMIPKNGGSRSDLPEELQLKCHSRTDGFNDVYGRMTWDKVAPTITGGCFNPSKGRFIHPEENRAITIREAALLQGFPADYIFPITKSKVALAEMIGNALPPPFIAAHARSILRVLRDNGGGVTTEKRD; via the coding sequence ATGTATAAGGCAATTGACTTGTTTAGTGGTATGGGTGGTTTAACGCTAGGTCTAAAGCAAGCGGGATTCAAGGTCTTGGCAGCAGTTGAAAAAGATGACCTTGCGGCAGAAACCTATAAGGCAAATCACTTTGAAGTAAAGCTAATCCACGACGATATCCGTCGTGTTAATCCAAACAAGCTACTTAAGGACCTTGGACTATATCCCGGAGAAATAGATTTAGTTGCAGGATGCCCGCCATGCCAAGGTTTTTCAAATATTAGAACTCTCAACGGTGCCAGAATGATATGCGACCCACGGAATGAATTAGTTGAAGTATTTGCTAAGTTTATCTTAGAGATACAACCAAAGGCCGTTATGATGGAAAATGTGACCGGCTTAGTAGCGGACGACCGTTTCGCTGTAATGCGAAAATCATTATTGAACGCTGGATATCAAGAGACATACGATATACTAGATGCTCAGGACTATGGAGTCCCCCAACGCAGGAGAAGATTAATATATTTAGCGGGAAAGGGCTTTTCTATACCATTTGGTGAAACATCGCCTGTAAAATTAACCGTACGAGAAGCTATTGCAAACCTGCCCACCGCAGGGAAGAGTGGAGACCCGTTGCATGACTTTCCCGAAAAGAGAAGCGAGAGGATCAAAAGACTAATTAGCATGATACCAAAAAATGGGGGAAGCCGATCAGATCTCCCCGAAGAACTTCAGCTGAAGTGCCATTCAAGAACAGATGGTTTCAATGACGTATACGGGCGCATGACTTGGGATAAGGTTGCCCCAACTATTACAGGTGGATGTTTTAATCCATCTAAAGGAAGATTTATTCACCCAGAAGAAAACCGTGCCATTACGATTCGTGAAGCGGCACTTCTGCAGGGGTTTCCAGCAGATTATATATTTCCTATTACAAAAAGCAAAGTAGCGCTAGCAGAGATGATCGGCAACGCACTTCCGCCGCCGTTCATCGCGGCTCACGCCAGAAGCATCCTACGAGTCCTCCGTGACAACGGCGGAGGGGTGACCACCGAAAAGAGGGATTGA
- a CDS encoding pyridoxal phosphate-dependent aminotransferase, which yields MSRLSKRAQALKPSSTVAMNARALELRRQGVDVIALTAGEPDFDTPQHIKDAACRALAEGKTKYTPPAGIPELREALVRKFERENGLAYAPDQITVGAGGKGVLYNLFQAILNPGDEVILLAPFWVSYSAQVELAGGVPVVVKSTAETGFVPELEAVAAAVTERTKAIVVNSPSNPTGAVYPPELLKGLARLADERGVFLVSDEIYEHLIYEGEAYSPGRDAPEWTITVGGAAKSYAMTGWRIGWAAGPKEVITAMTKIQGQSVTHPTTFAQWATIAALEAPESRAFIEEAKAAFRRRRDFFVKGLEQLGLPTPMPHGAFYVMPDVRKIHEDELKAAEIMLDRARVVVVPGTDFVAPGHVRMSYATSDENLERALERLAALL from the coding sequence ATGAGCCGCTTGTCCAAACGCGCACAAGCACTGAAGCCCAGCTCCACCGTCGCCATGAACGCCCGGGCGCTCGAGCTGCGCCGCCAGGGCGTGGACGTGATCGCCCTCACCGCCGGCGAGCCCGACTTCGACACCCCCCAGCACATCAAGGACGCCGCCTGCCGGGCGCTGGCCGAGGGCAAGACCAAGTACACCCCGCCCGCGGGCATCCCCGAGCTGCGCGAGGCGCTGGTGCGCAAGTTCGAGCGCGAGAACGGCCTTGCCTACGCCCCCGACCAGATCACCGTGGGCGCGGGCGGCAAGGGGGTGCTCTACAACCTCTTCCAAGCCATCCTCAACCCCGGCGACGAGGTGATCCTGCTCGCCCCCTTCTGGGTCAGCTACTCGGCCCAGGTGGAGCTGGCGGGCGGGGTGCCGGTGGTGGTGAAGAGCACGGCCGAGACCGGCTTCGTGCCCGAGCTGGAGGCGGTGGCCGCCGCGGTCACGGAGCGCACCAAGGCCATCGTGGTCAACTCGCCCTCCAACCCCACCGGCGCGGTCTACCCGCCCGAGCTGCTGAAAGGGCTGGCGCGGCTGGCGGACGAGCGCGGCGTCTTCCTGGTCTCCGACGAGATCTACGAGCACCTGATCTACGAGGGCGAGGCCTACTCGCCGGGCCGCGACGCGCCCGAGTGGACGATCACCGTGGGCGGCGCAGCCAAGAGCTACGCCATGACCGGCTGGCGCATCGGCTGGGCGGCGGGCCCCAAAGAGGTGATCACCGCGATGACCAAGATCCAGGGGCAGTCGGTGACCCACCCCACCACCTTCGCCCAGTGGGCCACGATCGCCGCGCTGGAAGCGCCCGAGAGCCGGGCCTTCATCGAGGAGGCCAAGGCGGCCTTCCGCCGCCGGCGCGACTTCTTCGTGAAGGGGCTGGAGCAGCTGGGGCTGCCCACCCCCATGCCCCACGGGGCCTTCTACGTGATGCCCGACGTGCGCAAGATCCACGAGGACGAGCTGAAGGCGGCCGAGATCATGCTCGACCGGGCGCGGGTGGTGGTCGTGCCGGGCACCGACTTCGTGGCCCCGGGGCACGTGCGCATGAGCTACGCCACCTCGGACGAAAACCTGGAGCGGGCGCTGGAGCGGCTGGCGGCGCTGCTTTGA
- a CDS encoding very short patch repair endonuclease, giving the protein MPDNLTPEQRSYCMSRNKGKDTKLEMRVRSELHKRGYRFRKHVKELPGKPDVVFTKAKVAVFIDGDFWHGYRFPAWEHKVSDFWKQKINKNRERDRRNHRKLRRMGWKVLRIWEHDVRHDIDKVVDKIVQLVNS; this is encoded by the coding sequence ATGCCGGATAACTTGACGCCCGAGCAGAGAAGTTACTGCATGTCCCGTAATAAAGGAAAGGACACCAAATTAGAAATGCGTGTCCGCTCTGAACTCCACAAAAGGGGATACAGATTCCGCAAGCATGTAAAGGAGTTGCCGGGTAAACCTGATGTAGTTTTTACAAAGGCCAAGGTGGCGGTTTTCATAGACGGAGACTTTTGGCATGGCTACAGATTTCCAGCATGGGAACACAAGGTATCGGACTTCTGGAAGCAAAAGATCAACAAGAACCGCGAGCGGGACAGAAGAAACCACAGAAAGTTAAGAAGAATGGGTTGGAAGGTGCTAAGAATTTGGGAACATGACGTAAGGCATGATATAGATAAGGTTGTAGACAAAATCGTGCAATTAGTTAACTCTTAA
- the ndk gene encoding nucleoside-diphosphate kinase — MERTFAMIKPDGVRRGLTGKIIQRLEDKGFKIVALKKMRISFDLAEEHYGEHKEKPFFKPLVEFITSGPVVAMVLEGPGVIAELRKMMGATNPADALPGTIRGDFATTIDENVIHGSANEADAEREIGLFFKPEEFVS, encoded by the coding sequence ATGGAACGCACCTTCGCCATGATCAAACCCGACGGCGTGCGCCGCGGCCTGACCGGAAAAATCATCCAGCGCCTCGAGGACAAGGGCTTCAAGATCGTCGCCCTCAAGAAGATGCGCATCAGCTTCGACCTCGCCGAGGAGCACTACGGCGAGCACAAGGAAAAGCCCTTCTTCAAGCCGCTGGTCGAGTTCATCACCAGCGGGCCGGTGGTGGCCATGGTGCTCGAGGGGCCGGGGGTGATCGCCGAACTGCGCAAGATGATGGGCGCCACCAACCCCGCCGACGCCCTGCCCGGCACGATCCGCGGCGACTTCGCCACCACCATCGACGAGAACGTCATCCACGGCTCGGCCAACGAGGCCGACGCCGAGCGCGAGATCGGGCTCTTCTTCAAGCCCGAAGAGTTCGTCAGCTAA
- a CDS encoding ABC transporter permease: MIPAFLRPLWAFVFRDFHLTRRYISWVVVFTFYALVNSATIALIGVAAGDERLTLTLVLGVLLWSFLSAMFQEISNSISYERWEGTLEYTFMAPVHRLTHLLGVSLFAVAYSVVRTVVIMVGLLLFVHLSFAGANLWGVLVVLLVASVAFMGLGLVAAILPVLSPENGAQATNIVQGVLLLVSGIYYPVAVLPAWVQPLAVLSPATYALAAARKLMGLDRPLTEAGSLAGAPLSSVTHELTVLTLMGLVLVPLGLWIFGRVEHWAKRTGKLKRTG; the protein is encoded by the coding sequence ATGATCCCGGCTTTCCTGCGTCCTTTGTGGGCCTTCGTCTTCCGCGACTTTCACCTGACCCGGCGCTACATCTCCTGGGTCGTCGTCTTCACCTTCTACGCGCTGGTCAACTCGGCGACGATCGCGCTGATCGGGGTGGCCGCCGGCGACGAGCGGCTCACCCTGACGCTGGTGCTGGGGGTGCTCTTGTGGAGCTTCCTCTCGGCGATGTTCCAGGAGATCAGCAACTCGATCAGCTACGAGCGCTGGGAGGGAACGCTCGAGTACACCTTCATGGCCCCGGTGCACCGGCTCACCCACCTGCTGGGCGTCAGCCTCTTCGCCGTCGCCTACAGCGTGGTGCGCACGGTCGTGATCATGGTGGGGCTGCTCCTCTTCGTCCACCTCAGCTTCGCCGGCGCCAACCTCTGGGGCGTGCTGGTGGTGCTGCTGGTGGCTAGCGTCGCCTTCATGGGGCTGGGGCTGGTGGCGGCGATCCTGCCGGTGCTGAGCCCCGAAAACGGCGCCCAGGCCACGAACATCGTGCAGGGGGTGCTGCTGCTCGTGAGCGGCATCTACTACCCCGTCGCGGTGCTGCCCGCCTGGGTGCAGCCTCTCGCGGTCCTCTCGCCCGCCACCTACGCCCTGGCGGCGGCGCGCAAGCTGATGGGCCTCGACCGGCCGCTCACCGAGGCGGGCTCGCTGGCGGGCGCGCCGCTTTCGTCGGTGACCCACGAGCTGACGGTCCTGACGCTGATGGGCCTGGTGCTGGTGCCTTTGGGTCTGTGGATCTTTGGCCGGGTCGAGCACTGGGCCAAGCGAACGGGGAAGCTGAAGCGGACGGGGTAA
- a CDS encoding aldo/keto reductase has product MYRQAGTSGLFTYPLGLGTMQFGWTADEATSFAILDRYVEAGGNFIDTADIYSNWAPGNPGGVAERVVGRWLAANPGVRERVLISTKVRGPMGEEGRRGRNSPYQEEGLGRGWILRAVEASLDRLGTDWIDVYWMHWVDNRVPIEESLAAMTELVQRGLVRYVGVSNFSAWRTMQALWTADRHGLVAPVALQPHYSIADPVRAHFERELARVAETYGLGVFPYSPLAGGFLTGKYRPDAPAPDSVRAEGIRRRFFSEKNWRILAALDEVAAAHGATPAQAALAWLLSRPYVAAPIMGANTPEQLAELLPAAELELTPEEVARLDEVSDWERWRTELEV; this is encoded by the coding sequence ATGTACCGTCAAGCCGGAACGAGCGGACTCTTCACCTACCCCCTGGGCCTGGGCACGATGCAGTTCGGCTGGACCGCCGACGAGGCCACGAGCTTCGCCATCCTCGACCGCTACGTCGAGGCGGGCGGCAACTTCATCGACACCGCCGACATCTACTCCAACTGGGCGCCGGGCAACCCCGGCGGGGTGGCCGAGCGGGTGGTCGGCCGCTGGCTGGCGGCGAACCCGGGGGTGCGCGAGCGGGTGCTGATCTCCACCAAGGTGCGCGGCCCCATGGGCGAGGAGGGCCGGCGGGGGCGGAACTCGCCCTACCAGGAGGAGGGGCTGGGCCGGGGCTGGATCCTGCGGGCGGTGGAGGCCAGCCTGGACCGGCTGGGCACCGACTGGATCGACGTCTACTGGATGCACTGGGTGGACAACCGGGTGCCCATCGAGGAGAGCCTGGCGGCCATGACCGAGCTGGTGCAGCGAGGACTGGTGCGCTACGTCGGGGTCTCCAACTTCTCGGCCTGGCGCACGATGCAAGCCCTCTGGACCGCCGACCGCCACGGGCTGGTGGCTCCGGTGGCGCTGCAGCCCCACTATTCGATCGCCGACCCGGTGCGCGCCCACTTCGAGCGGGAGCTGGCGCGGGTGGCCGAGACCTACGGCCTGGGGGTCTTCCCCTACTCGCCGCTGGCGGGCGGCTTCCTCACCGGAAAGTACCGGCCGGACGCCCCCGCGCCCGACTCGGTGCGGGCCGAGGGGATCCGCCGCCGCTTCTTCAGCGAGAAGAACTGGCGCATCCTCGCCGCGCTCGACGAGGTGGCCGCCGCCCACGGGGCCACGCCGGCGCAGGCGGCGCTGGCCTGGTTGCTCTCGCGGCCCTACGTGGCCGCGCCGATCATGGGGGCCAACACCCCCGAGCAGCTGGCCGAGCTGCTGCCCGCGGCCGAGCTCGAGCTCACCCCCGAAGAGGTGGCCCGGCTCGACGAGGTCTCCGACTGGGAGCGCTGGCGCACCGAGCTGGAGGTCTAG
- a CDS encoding ABC transporter ATP-binding protein, with product MRTIEVHELKKTFSSRQGWFGARKTERALDGVSFYVDEGETYALLGPNGSGKSTLIRILATLLLPDGGRVRVLGRPLPGGEAEVRRRIGRVSVDAAFYKKLSARENLLYAAQLYGLEPATAGKKALSILERLGLEARRYHDPLEEMSRGMQQKVAIARALLHDPPLLLLDEPTTGLDPASKREVQRFLEELRSEQGTTILLTTHDMAEAERLAARIGFLARGRLVAEGSADALMRQADAADLEEAFIRLTGDAIQKPETEEVV from the coding sequence GTGCGGACGATCGAAGTGCACGAGCTGAAAAAGACGTTTTCGAGCCGCCAGGGCTGGTTCGGCGCCCGCAAGACCGAGCGCGCCCTGGACGGCGTGAGCTTTTACGTGGACGAGGGAGAGACCTACGCCCTGCTGGGCCCCAACGGCTCGGGCAAGAGCACCCTGATCCGCATCCTGGCCACCCTCTTGCTGCCCGACGGCGGCCGGGTGCGGGTGCTGGGCAGGCCGCTGCCCGGCGGCGAGGCGGAGGTGCGCCGCCGCATCGGGCGCGTCAGCGTGGACGCCGCCTTCTACAAGAAGCTCTCGGCGCGCGAGAACCTGCTCTACGCCGCCCAGCTCTACGGGCTCGAGCCCGCCACGGCCGGGAAGAAGGCGCTTTCGATCCTCGAGCGGCTGGGGCTCGAGGCGCGCCGCTACCACGACCCGCTCGAGGAGATGAGCCGGGGCATGCAGCAAAAAGTGGCCATCGCCCGCGCCCTGCTGCACGACCCGCCGCTGCTCCTGCTCGACGAGCCCACCACCGGCCTCGACCCCGCGAGCAAACGCGAGGTGCAGCGCTTCCTCGAGGAGCTGCGCAGCGAGCAGGGCACGACGATCCTGCTCACCACCCACGACATGGCCGAGGCCGAGCGGCTGGCGGCGCGCATCGGCTTTCTGGCGCGCGGGCGGCTGGTGGCCGAGGGGAGCGCCGACGCGCTGATGCGGCAGGCGGACGCGGCCGACCTGGAGGAGGCCTTCATCCGCCTGACCGGTGACGCCATCCAGAAGCCCGAAACCGAGGAGGTCGTATGA